One window of the Shewanella cyperi genome contains the following:
- the gyrA gene encoding DNA topoisomerase (ATP-hydrolyzing) subunit A: MTDLASSISPINIEDELKNSYLDYAMSVIVGRALPDVRDGLKPVHRRVLFAMSELKNDWNKPYKKSARVVGDVIGKYHPHGDSAVYDTIVRMAQPFSLRYTLVDGQGNFGSIDGDAAAAMRYTEIRMDKLAHQLLADLDKETVDYVPNYDGTEQIPAVLPTRIPNLLVNGSSGIAVGMATNIPPHNINEIIQGCLALIEDPELPIEQLMEYIPGPDFPTAAIINGRKGIEEAYRTGRGKAIMRARAEVETEENGRERIIVTEIPYQVNKARLIEKIAELVKDKKLEGISGLRDESDKDGMRIVIEIKRGEVGEVVLNNLYAHTQMQTSFGINMVALANGQPKLFNLKEMLEAFILHRREVVTRRTVYELRKARDRAHILEALAVALANIDPIIALIKASPSPAEAKVRLIENGWALGNVQAMLEKAGDDAARPEWLEPQYGIRDGLYFLTEQQAQAILDLRLHKLTGLEHEKILQEYEELLEIIAGLLFILRSPERLMEVIKEELEEILEQFGDARRTEINASAVDISLEDLITEEDVVVTLSHLGYAKYQPLSDYQAQRRGGKGKAATKVKDEDFVEKLLVANTHDTILCFSDLGKLYWLKVYQLPLASRQSRGKPIINLLPLSEGERITAILPVREYEEGKFIIMATSHGTVKKTALTEYSRPRANGIIAVNLKDGDQLIGVDITDGSNEIMLFSDAGKVVRFKEGEEVAVVDENGNPVLDENGQPQINFKGVRPMGRNATGVRGIALEDGQKVVSLIVPKGDGAILTVTENGYGKRTELMEYPAKSRATKGVVSIKVSERNGAVVGAVQVGENDEIMLISDKGTLVRTPANGVSIIGRNTQGVTIIRTAEDETVVGLQRIDEIQGGEEVEYDENGEPIVPVVDEAADTEEAAGEDTEA; the protein is encoded by the coding sequence ATGACTGATTTGGCTTCATCAATTTCGCCAATTAATATCGAAGACGAACTCAAGAATTCGTACCTGGATTACGCCATGAGCGTGATCGTGGGCCGGGCATTGCCGGATGTGCGTGACGGTTTGAAACCCGTGCATCGTCGCGTGCTGTTCGCCATGAGCGAGTTGAAGAACGACTGGAACAAGCCCTACAAAAAATCCGCCCGTGTGGTCGGTGACGTTATAGGTAAATACCACCCACACGGCGACAGTGCCGTGTACGACACCATAGTGCGGATGGCGCAACCTTTCTCCCTGCGCTACACACTGGTGGACGGTCAGGGTAACTTCGGTTCCATCGACGGCGACGCGGCAGCAGCCATGCGTTATACCGAAATCCGCATGGACAAGTTGGCCCATCAGCTGCTGGCCGATCTCGACAAAGAAACCGTCGACTATGTGCCCAACTATGACGGCACAGAACAAATTCCTGCGGTGCTGCCAACTCGCATTCCCAACCTGCTGGTAAACGGTTCTTCCGGTATTGCCGTAGGTATGGCCACCAATATTCCGCCACACAACATCAATGAAATCATTCAGGGTTGTCTGGCGCTGATTGAAGATCCCGAGTTGCCGATTGAGCAACTGATGGAGTACATCCCGGGCCCGGATTTCCCCACTGCCGCCATCATCAATGGCCGCAAGGGCATCGAAGAAGCCTATCGCACCGGCCGCGGCAAGGCCATCATGCGTGCCCGTGCCGAAGTTGAGACCGAAGAAAACGGTCGCGAGCGCATTATCGTTACCGAGATCCCTTACCAGGTAAACAAGGCCCGTCTGATCGAAAAGATTGCCGAGTTGGTGAAGGATAAGAAGCTGGAAGGCATCAGCGGTCTGCGTGACGAATCCGATAAAGACGGTATGCGTATCGTTATCGAGATCAAGCGCGGTGAAGTGGGCGAGGTGGTGCTGAACAACCTCTATGCCCATACCCAGATGCAGACTTCTTTTGGTATCAACATGGTGGCCCTGGCCAATGGCCAACCCAAGCTGTTTAACCTCAAGGAGATGCTGGAAGCCTTTATTCTGCATCGCCGTGAAGTCGTCACCCGCAGAACCGTATATGAACTGCGCAAGGCCCGCGACCGTGCCCACATTCTGGAAGCACTGGCGGTGGCCCTGGCCAACATTGACCCCATCATTGCGCTGATCAAGGCTTCTCCGAGCCCGGCGGAAGCCAAGGTACGTTTGATTGAAAACGGTTGGGCTTTGGGCAACGTGCAAGCCATGCTGGAAAAGGCCGGTGATGATGCCGCCCGTCCAGAGTGGCTGGAGCCCCAGTACGGTATCCGTGATGGTCTGTACTTCCTGACCGAACAACAAGCCCAGGCGATTTTGGATCTGCGTTTGCACAAGCTGACCGGTCTGGAACATGAAAAGATCCTCCAGGAATACGAGGAGCTGCTCGAAATCATCGCCGGCCTGCTGTTTATTCTGCGCAGCCCAGAGCGCCTGATGGAAGTGATTAAGGAAGAGCTGGAGGAAATCCTCGAGCAATTCGGCGATGCCCGCCGCACCGAAATCAATGCCTCGGCCGTCGACATCAGCCTGGAAGATCTGATCACCGAAGAAGATGTGGTGGTCACCCTGTCGCATCTTGGCTATGCCAAGTACCAGCCACTGTCCGATTACCAGGCCCAGCGGCGTGGTGGTAAGGGCAAGGCGGCGACCAAGGTGAAGGACGAGGACTTCGTTGAGAAGCTGCTGGTTGCCAACACCCACGACACCATACTCTGCTTCTCGGATCTGGGTAAGTTGTACTGGCTCAAGGTATATCAATTGCCGCTCGCCAGCCGTCAGTCCCGCGGCAAGCCTATTATCAACCTGCTGCCGCTGTCTGAAGGCGAGCGCATCACGGCTATTCTGCCGGTGCGTGAATACGAAGAAGGCAAGTTCATCATCATGGCGACCTCTCACGGTACAGTGAAGAAAACCGCCCTGACCGAATACAGCCGTCCACGGGCCAACGGTATCATTGCCGTCAACCTGAAGGATGGTGATCAGTTGATCGGTGTGGATATCACAGATGGCAGCAACGAGATCATGTTGTTCTCTGACGCCGGCAAGGTAGTGCGCTTCAAGGAAGGTGAAGAAGTTGCCGTTGTAGATGAAAACGGCAACCCTGTGCTGGATGAAAACGGTCAGCCGCAAATTAACTTCAAGGGCGTGCGCCCCATGGGCCGTAACGCTACCGGCGTGCGCGGTATTGCCCTCGAAGATGGTCAGAAAGTAGTGTCCCTGATTGTGCCCAAGGGCGATGGTGCCATTTTGACCGTGACCGAAAATGGATACGGTAAGCGTACCGAGCTTATGGAATATCCGGCCAAGAGCCGTGCCACCAAGGGCGTAGTGTCCATCAAGGTCAGTGAGCGTAACGGTGCCGTAGTGGGTGCGGTTCAGGTAGGTGAGAATGACGAGATCATGCTCATCAGCGATAAGGGTACCCTGGTGCGTACACCGGCCAATGGTGTGTCCATCATAGGTCGTAACACTCAGGGTGTGACCATTATCCGTACCGCCGAGGATGAAACCGTGGTCGGTCTGCAGCGGATTGATGAAATCCAAGGCGGCGAGGAAGTCGAATACGACGAGAACGGCGAACCCATAGTGCCGGTGGTCGACGAGGCCGCAGACACAGAAGAGGCTGCGGGTGAAGACACCGAAGCATAA
- the serC gene encoding 3-phosphoserine/phosphohydroxythreonine transaminase, whose product MSVKYNFCAGPAMLPPPVMAKAQQELLDWNGLGVSVMEISHRSSEFIALAKQAEADLRELMSIPDNYHVLFMHGGGRGQFAAVVNNFLGDKGRALYLVSGQWSKSAMEEARKLAGDSQIDALNIVENINGINTVVMPALKGSGDEYRYLHYCPNETVDGIEIFDEITSPWPIVADLSSTIMSRELDVSRYGLIYAGAQKNIGPSGLAIVIVRKDMLELPQMPQASIMDYRLCAEHDSMFNTPPTFAWYLAAEVFTWLKGIGGVKAMEAINKEKAARLYACIDKLDFYRNGVAMANRSRMNVTFQLTDESLDKVFLTEAEAKGLLALKGHRIVGGMRASLYNAMPLDGVDALVTFMEEFAARHA is encoded by the coding sequence GTGAGCGTTAAGTATAATTTCTGTGCCGGTCCAGCGATGTTGCCCCCACCCGTGATGGCAAAGGCGCAACAGGAATTGCTTGATTGGAATGGTCTGGGCGTGTCCGTGATGGAGATCAGCCATCGCAGCAGTGAATTCATTGCACTGGCGAAACAGGCCGAAGCCGATTTGCGCGAACTCATGTCGATACCCGACAACTACCACGTGTTGTTTATGCACGGTGGTGGTCGTGGCCAGTTCGCTGCGGTTGTGAATAATTTTCTCGGAGACAAAGGCCGTGCCCTGTATTTGGTCAGCGGTCAGTGGTCAAAGTCGGCCATGGAAGAGGCCAGAAAGCTGGCGGGCGACAGTCAAATAGATGCGCTGAATATCGTTGAAAATATCAATGGTATCAATACTGTGGTAATGCCTGCATTGAAAGGCAGTGGCGATGAATACCGTTACTTGCACTACTGCCCCAATGAGACGGTCGATGGTATCGAAATTTTTGATGAGATAACCAGTCCCTGGCCGATAGTCGCGGACCTGTCCTCCACCATCATGTCCCGTGAGCTGGATGTCAGTCGCTATGGCCTGATTTACGCCGGCGCCCAGAAAAACATAGGCCCGTCGGGTCTGGCGATAGTGATAGTACGCAAAGACATGCTGGAACTGCCACAGATGCCCCAGGCTTCCATCATGGACTATCGCCTCTGTGCCGAGCATGACTCCATGTTCAACACGCCACCGACCTTTGCCTGGTACCTGGCTGCCGAAGTCTTTACCTGGCTCAAAGGCATAGGCGGCGTTAAAGCCATGGAAGCCATCAACAAGGAGAAGGCCGCCAGACTGTACGCTTGTATAGACAAGCTGGACTTCTACCGCAATGGGGTGGCGATGGCAAACCGTTCCCGCATGAACGTCACTTTTCAGCTAACCGATGAGTCATTGGATAAGGTGTTTCTTACCGAAGCCGAAGCCAAAGGGCTGTTGGCGCTCAAGGGCCACAGAATTGTGGGCGGCATGCGTGCTAGCCTCTATAACGCTATGCCCCTGGACGGTGTAGATGCCCTGGTAACCTTTATGGAAGAATTTGCCGCCAGGCACGCCTAA
- the ubiG gene encoding bifunctional 2-polyprenyl-6-hydroxyphenol methylase/3-demethylubiquinol 3-O-methyltransferase UbiG, with protein MSQHANVDANEIAKFEKMAATWWDPEGEFKPLHQLNPLRLNYIDKTAGGIFGKAVLDVGCGGGILSESMARIGARVTGLDMGAEPLDVARLHALEAGVSIDYVQQTAEEHRDSHRERYDVVTCMEMLEHVPDPQSVIQACCDMIKPGGWVFFSTINRNLRSYVETILGAEYLLKMLPVGTHDHGKFIKPSELMAMVDNTALLNRDALGIRYNPLSGMFGYTQNLDVNYMIATVKPLD; from the coding sequence ATGTCTCAGCACGCCAATGTCGATGCCAATGAAATAGCCAAATTTGAAAAGATGGCTGCAACCTGGTGGGATCCTGAAGGTGAGTTCAAGCCCCTGCATCAACTCAATCCCCTGCGGCTCAACTATATAGACAAGACCGCCGGCGGCATTTTTGGCAAAGCAGTACTCGATGTCGGCTGTGGCGGCGGCATATTGTCAGAAAGTATGGCCCGTATCGGCGCCAGGGTGACAGGGCTGGATATGGGAGCAGAGCCTTTGGATGTCGCCAGACTGCATGCACTGGAAGCAGGCGTCAGTATTGACTATGTACAACAGACGGCTGAAGAGCACAGAGACAGTCACAGGGAAAGATATGACGTGGTCACCTGCATGGAGATGCTGGAACATGTGCCCGATCCCCAGTCGGTGATCCAGGCCTGCTGCGACATGATCAAACCCGGTGGCTGGGTGTTCTTTTCCACCATCAATCGCAATCTGCGCTCCTATGTGGAAACCATACTGGGCGCCGAGTATCTGCTGAAGATGTTACCCGTCGGCACCCATGACCACGGCAAGTTCATCAAACCTTCAGAATTGATGGCCATGGTAGACAATACCGCCCTGCTCAATCGCGACGCCCTGGGGATCCGTTACAACCCGTTAAGCGGCATGTTCGGCTATACCCAGAACCTGGACGTCAACTATATGATAGCCACGGTAAAACCTCTTGACTGA
- a CDS encoding HAD family hydrolase, giving the protein MTDLRLRPQGVLLDVDGTLVDTAPDLVQALNLALSDFGLPEVSLAQMRHVASHGSLALVEAGAPTQPQAMKYELQQALLRHYARINGQHCVLFAGMAELLKELEQSEIPVGVVTNKAARFCRPLMGSLGIESALVSIVCGDSTLMAKPNAAPMLLAAQQLGVAPADIWYLGDAERDMQAAVNAGMAPVLALWGYLGEQDDIDSWPVEYRLNSPLELVQLIRNRG; this is encoded by the coding sequence TTGACTGATCTCCGACTGCGCCCCCAGGGGGTACTGCTTGATGTGGATGGCACCCTGGTGGATACGGCACCGGATCTGGTGCAGGCACTCAACCTGGCGTTAAGTGACTTCGGCTTGCCGGAGGTTTCCCTGGCGCAAATGCGTCATGTGGCCTCCCACGGCAGCCTGGCACTGGTTGAAGCCGGCGCGCCGACGCAGCCCCAGGCGATGAAATATGAATTGCAACAGGCGCTGCTACGGCACTATGCCCGTATCAACGGCCAGCATTGCGTGCTGTTTGCCGGCATGGCCGAACTGCTGAAAGAACTCGAACAATCAGAGATCCCTGTCGGGGTCGTTACCAATAAAGCCGCCCGCTTTTGCCGCCCCTTGATGGGATCCCTGGGAATAGAAAGCGCGCTGGTGTCCATAGTGTGCGGAGACAGCACTCTGATGGCCAAACCCAATGCGGCGCCCATGTTACTGGCGGCGCAGCAACTGGGGGTAGCGCCGGCGGATATCTGGTATTTGGGCGACGCCGAGCGTGATATGCAGGCCGCGGTAAATGCAGGCATGGCGCCGGTCCTCGCCCTTTGGGGCTATTTGGGCGAGCAAGACGATATTGACAGTTGGCCAGTGGAATATCGGCTGAATTCGCCCTTGGAGTTGGTGCAATTAATCCGCAATCGCGGCTAA
- a CDS encoding amino acid aminotransferase, with product MFQYLSAMPADPILGLLTKYRQDSHPQKVDLGVGVYKDPQGNTPILACVKTAEKFRLDSETTKVYIGPTGSASFNELTSALAFGSEHPALNAGRIRTVSTPGGTGALRVAADFIARCKPGATIWVSDPTWANHTGLFQAAGLTVKTYPYYDYQNKTLRFDDMLATLKTVGKDDVVLLHACCHNPSGQDLTQNQWDQVVALTKDCGFMPMIDMAYQGFGDGVDEDAYGVRAMAAAVDNMLLASSCSKNFGLYRERIGACSIIAKDSAQADVALSVLLYVVRCNYSMPPAHGAAIVETILGSVELKAQWLEELKVMRDRINGNRAILVEKLKQNGVDRDFSFIARQKGMFSFLGIDEQQVATLMQDYSIYMVGSSRISIAGISEDNVDYLAKSIAAIL from the coding sequence ATGTTTCAATATCTCAGCGCCATGCCGGCAGATCCCATTCTGGGCTTATTGACCAAGTATCGTCAGGACAGTCATCCACAAAAGGTGGATCTGGGTGTCGGTGTGTATAAAGATCCCCAGGGCAATACCCCCATCCTGGCCTGCGTCAAGACCGCCGAAAAATTCAGGCTGGATTCCGAAACCACCAAGGTCTATATCGGCCCCACAGGTTCTGCTTCCTTTAACGAGCTCACGTCCGCCCTCGCCTTTGGCAGCGAGCATCCGGCCCTGAACGCGGGTCGCATCCGGACCGTATCCACTCCGGGCGGCACTGGAGCCCTCAGGGTCGCCGCCGATTTCATCGCCCGCTGCAAACCGGGCGCCACCATTTGGGTGAGCGATCCTACCTGGGCCAACCACACAGGTCTGTTCCAGGCTGCGGGTCTCACGGTTAAAACCTATCCCTATTACGACTATCAAAACAAAACGCTCAGATTTGATGACATGCTGGCGACTCTGAAAACCGTCGGCAAGGACGATGTGGTGCTGCTGCACGCCTGCTGTCATAACCCCAGCGGTCAGGATCTGACACAGAATCAATGGGATCAAGTGGTTGCGCTCACCAAGGACTGCGGCTTTATGCCCATGATAGATATGGCATACCAGGGCTTTGGTGACGGCGTCGATGAAGATGCCTATGGCGTCAGGGCCATGGCCGCCGCCGTCGACAACATGCTGCTGGCTTCCTCCTGCTCGAAAAACTTTGGTCTGTACCGTGAGCGCATCGGCGCCTGCTCCATCATAGCAAAAGACAGTGCCCAGGCCGATGTGGCTCTGTCTGTGCTGCTGTACGTGGTACGTTGCAATTACTCCATGCCACCGGCCCACGGCGCCGCCATAGTGGAAACCATTCTGGGTTCGGTCGAGCTCAAGGCCCAATGGCTGGAGGAGCTCAAGGTGATGCGGGATCGCATCAACGGCAATCGCGCCATTTTGGTGGAAAAGCTCAAGCAAAATGGCGTTGACCGCGACTTCAGCTTTATCGCCCGCCAGAAAGGCATGTTCTCCTTCCTCGGCATAGATGAGCAGCAGGTTGCCACCCTGATGCAGGACTACAGCATCTATATGGTGGGCTCGAGCCGCATCAGCATCGCCGGGATAAGCGAAGACAACGTGGATTATCTGGCCAAATCCATAGCTGCCATTCTCTGA
- the aroA gene encoding 3-phosphoshikimate 1-carboxyvinyltransferase: MKQLRLEPVKGFRGEVNIPGSKSISNRALLLATLAEGETTLVNLLDSDDIRHMLAALKQLGVGFKLSDDKQTCVVQGLGGPINAAQPQELFLGNAGTAMRPLCAALTLGQGTFTLTGEPRMEERPIGDLVDSLQALGADIRYLKQPGFPPLTISATGLKGGEVEISGELSSQFLTALLMVAPLAKDSVVIKVRGELVSKPYIDITIALMAQFGVKVINHDYRRFELAAGQKYRSPGKVLVEGDASSASYFLAAGALGGGEVKVTGVGKLSIQGDVHFADALAAMGADIEWGDDYIIARAAKLHGIDMDMNHIPDAAMTLATAAVFAEGETCLRNIYNWRIKETDRLHAMATELRKIGAEVEEGHDFIRVVPPAVPKHADIDTYNDHRMAMCFSLLAFADCGVTINDPDCTSKTFPDYFNQFARLTQA; the protein is encoded by the coding sequence ATGAAGCAATTACGTCTTGAGCCAGTAAAAGGGTTCCGGGGAGAAGTGAACATTCCCGGTTCCAAAAGCATTTCCAACCGGGCCTTGCTGCTCGCTACCCTGGCCGAGGGTGAAACCACCCTGGTCAACCTGCTGGATTCCGATGACATTCGCCATATGTTGGCGGCTCTGAAGCAATTGGGTGTCGGTTTTAAATTATCAGACGACAAGCAAACCTGCGTTGTGCAAGGACTGGGTGGACCCATTAACGCGGCGCAGCCACAGGAGCTGTTTCTTGGCAATGCAGGCACCGCCATGCGGCCACTGTGCGCCGCCCTGACCCTGGGGCAGGGCACCTTTACCCTGACCGGTGAACCGCGGATGGAAGAGCGACCAATAGGCGATCTGGTGGACAGTCTTCAGGCCCTGGGCGCCGATATTCGCTATTTAAAGCAACCGGGCTTCCCGCCGCTGACCATTTCCGCCACCGGTCTCAAGGGCGGTGAAGTGGAAATCAGCGGTGAGCTTTCCAGTCAATTCCTCACCGCCTTGTTGATGGTGGCGCCCCTTGCCAAGGACAGCGTGGTTATCAAGGTACGGGGCGAACTGGTATCCAAGCCCTATATCGACATCACCATAGCCCTGATGGCGCAGTTTGGCGTCAAGGTCATTAACCATGACTATCGCCGTTTCGAGTTGGCCGCAGGTCAGAAATACCGCTCGCCCGGCAAGGTTCTGGTGGAAGGGGATGCGTCCTCGGCATCCTATTTCCTCGCAGCCGGCGCCTTGGGCGGTGGCGAAGTGAAGGTGACGGGTGTTGGTAAGCTCAGCATTCAGGGCGATGTGCACTTTGCCGATGCTTTGGCGGCCATGGGTGCCGACATTGAATGGGGAGATGACTATATCATCGCCCGCGCGGCTAAATTGCACGGTATCGACATGGATATGAACCATATTCCCGATGCGGCTATGACCCTGGCCACCGCCGCCGTATTTGCCGAGGGTGAAACCTGCCTGCGCAATATCTACAACTGGCGTATCAAAGAAACTGACCGGCTCCATGCCATGGCCACCGAACTCAGAAAAATCGGTGCCGAGGTAGAGGAGGGCCACGATTTTATTCGTGTGGTGCCGCCGGCTGTGCCCAAGCATGCGGACATAGACACCTATAACGATCACCGCATGGCCATGTGTTTTTCGCTGCTGGCCTTTGCCGATTGCGGTGTCACCATCAATGACCCCGACTGTACCTCCAAGACCTTCCCTGATTACTTCAATCAATTCGCAAGGTTAACTCAAGCTTAA